In Sardina pilchardus chromosome 8, fSarPil1.1, whole genome shotgun sequence, a genomic segment contains:
- the sv2ca gene encoding synaptic vesicle glycoprotein 2Ca — MDDTDRDNRTSLVRGAKDLAKEAKRHATKKVGKAVDRATDEYALRSYSRFQDEEDDDAGGGDYYNQGNYTGQPANDEEGSSDATEGHDDEDEIYEGEYQGIPKDAPAQRDGQVALGRPVSDGMKDRRELETERQADEEELAQQYELIIQECGHGRFQWQLFFTLGLALMSDGVEVFVVGFVLPSAETDMCVPDSKTGWLGSIVYLGMMVGAFFWGGMSDKVGRRQCLLICMSINGFFAFLSSFVQGYGFFLFCRMIAGFGIGGAVPIVFSYFAEVLAREKRGEHLSWLCMFWMIGEIYASAMAWAIIPHYGWSFSMGSAYQFHSWRVFVVVCALPCVCAVVALTFMPESPRFYLEVGKHDEAWMILKQIHDTNMRARGQPEKVFTVNRIKIPKQLDEFVEMESESANAVSKAIFRMKTELYGIWVNFQKCFNYPVKDNTVKLAIVWFTLSFGYYGLSVWFPDVIKHLQADDYASKVKIHTNEHIEDFTFNFTLENQIHSNGLFVRDSFVNMKMRSVTFIDSTFRECHFEDISSVGSFFRNCTFIGTFFYNTDIDDSKLIGGTEVINSTFIHNKTGCQMTFDDDYSAYWVYFVNFLGTLAVLPGNIVSALLMDKIGRLSMLGFSMVLSGISCFFLWFGTSESMMIGMLCLYNGLSISAWNSLDVVTVELYPTDRRCTGFGFCNALCKLAAVMGNLIFGSLVGITKAIPILLASSVLVGGGLVGLRLPDTRSNVLM, encoded by the exons ATGGACGACACGGACAGGGACAACAGGACTTCCCTGGTGCGGGGGGCCAAGGACCTGGCCAAGGAGGCCAAGCGGCATGCCACCAAGAAGGTGGGCAAGGCGGTGGACCGCGCCACGGACGAGTACGCCCTGCGCTCGTACAGCCGCTtccaggacgaggaggacgacgacgcCGGCGGCGGAGACTACTACAACCAGGGCAACTACACGGGGCAGCCGGCCAACGACGAGGAGGGCTCCAGCGACGCCACCGAGGGCCACGACGACGAGGACGAGATCTACGAGGGCGAGTACCAGGGCATCCCCAAGGACGCGCCGGCGCAGCGCGACGGCCAGGTGGCGCTCGGCCGGCCGGTGTCCGACGGCATGAAGGACCGGCGCGAGCTGGAGACGGAGCGGCAGGCCGACGAGGAGGAGCTGGCGCAGCAGTACGAGCTCATCATCCAGGAGTGCGGCCACGGGCGCTTCCAGTGGCAGCTCTTCTTCACGCTGGGCCTGGCGCTCATGTCCGACGGCGTGGAGGTGTTCGTCGTGGGCTTCGTGCTGCCCAGCGCAGAGACCGACATGTGCGTCCCCGACTCCAAGACCGGCTGGCTAG GCAGCATCGTGTACCTGGGCATGATGGTGGGGGCGTTCTTCTGGGGGGGCATGTCGGACAAGGTGGGCCGGCGGCAGTGCCTGCTCATCTGCATGTCCATCAACGGCTTCTTCGCCTTCCTGTCGTCCTTCGTCCAGGGCTACGGCTTCTTCCTGTTCTGCCGCATGATCGCCGGCTTCGG GATTGGTGGGGCGGTGCCCATCGTCTTCTCCTACTTTGCGGAGGTGCTGGCGCGAGAAAAGCGCGGCGAGCACCTCAGCTGGCTGTGCATGTTCTGGATGATCGGCGAGATCTACGCCTCAGCCATGGCCTGGGCCATCATCCCACACTACG GCTGGAGCTTCAGCATGGGCTCGGCCTACCAGTTCCACAGCTGGAGGGTGTTCGTGGTCGTGTGTGCTCTGCCCTGCGTCTGTGCCGTGGTGGCCCTCACCTTCATGCCCGAGAGCCCTCGCTTCTACCTCGAG gtGGGGAAGCACGACGAGGCCTGGATGATCCTTAAACAGATCCACGACACCAATATGCGAGCGCGTGGACAACCCGAGAAAGTCTTCACT GTTAATAGGATCAAAATCCCTAAACAGTTAGATGAGTTTGTGGAGATGGAGTCTGAATCAGCAAATGCTGTATCTAAAGCCATCTTCAGAATGAAGACTGAACTTTATGGG ATCTGGGTGAACTTCCAGAAGTGTTTCAACTATCCAGTGAAGGACAACACAGTGAAACTGGCCATTGTCTGGTTTACTCTGTCTTTTGG GTACTACGGTTTGTCTGTCTGGTTCCCTGATGTCATCAAGCATCTGCAGGCAGACGATTATGCATCCAAAGTGAAGATCCACACCAACGAGCACATCGAGGATTTCACCTTCAACTTCACTCTGGAGAACCAGATTCACTCCAACGGCTTATTTGTTCGTGACAG TTTTGTGAATATGAAAATGAGGTCTGTCACGTTCATTGACTCCACGTTTCGTGAGTGCCACTTTGAGGACATCTCTTCTGTGGGCTCCTTCTTCCGAAACTGTACCTTCATTGGAACTTTCTTCTACAATACAG ACATTGATGACTCCAAGCTCATCGGGGGAACGGAGGTTATCAACAGCACATTCATTCACAACAAGACAGGCTGTCAAATGACATTTGACGATGACTACAGCGCCTACTGGGTTTACTTTGTCAACTTCCTGGGCACCCTTGCTGTGTTGCCAGGCAACATAGTATCTGCTCTTCTCATGGATAAAATAGGCCGCTTGTCTATGTTAG GTTTCTCCATGGTCCTGTCTGGGATCAGCTGCTTCTTCCTGTGGTTCGGCACCAGTGAGTCCATGATGATTGGCATGCTCTGCCTCTACAACGGCTTGAGCATATCTGCCTGGAACTCCCTGGATGTGGTCACCGTCGAGCTCTACCCCACAGACAGGAG atGCACTGGCTTTGGTTTCTGTAACGCCCTGTGCAAGCTGGCGGCGGTGATGGGGAACCTGATCTTCGGCTCTCTGGTGGGCATCACCAAGGCCATCCCCATCCTGCTGGCGTCCTCCGTGCTGGTAGGCGGAGGGCTGGTGGGCCTTCGGCTGCCCGACACGAGGAGCAACGTGCTcatgtaa